The DNA segment CTATATAGCACTTGACGCATTTTTTACACCTGTTAAAAAAGCAGTTTACGAGATCGAAAATATCCTAGTAGAAGACAACCCAGACTTTGAAAAGATTGTATTTACAGTTACAACAGACGGCCAAGTTGGTCCAATAGAGGCTTTTAAGCACTCTTTGGAAGCCATGTATCAACAAATGTCAGTATTTAAAGGCGTTTTAGATATCGATGTAAACGCTCCACTCCCAAGCCAAAATTTAAGTGGCGAACACTCTAAGCTTTTTGCTAGTGTTGAGGATTTAAATTTGAGCGCTAGAAGCTTTAACTGCATCGATAAGGCTGAGATTAGATTTATAGGCGAACTTGCCTTAATGGACGAAAATGAGCTAAAAGATCTAAAAAATCTCGGTAAAAAATCTCTTGATGAGATAAAAGCTGTTATGGAAGAGATCGGATATCCTATTGGTTCTGATGTCTTAAAAGACAGCAAAGATCAGCTAAAAAAGAAGATAGCTGAGCTAAAGTCACAAATGAGTGCAAAAGAATAAAACAAGGATCAGCAAATGAGACATAAACACGGATATAGAAAACTTGGCAGAACCTCATCTCACCGCTCTGCTTTGCTTAAAAATTTAGCAATTGCAATCATAAAAAGCGGTAAGATAGAGACAACTTTGCCAAAAGCAAAAGAGTTAAGAAGCTATATTGAAAAGCTTATTACAAGGGCTAGAAAGGGCGATTTTAACGCTCATAGAGCTGTTTTTGCTAATTTACAAGATAAAGAGAGCACAAACAAGCTTGTAACAGAAGTAGCACCAAAATTTGCAAATCGCAATGGTGGTTATACTCGTATCATCAAAACTCGCATTCGCCGTGGCGACGCTGCCGAAATGGCTTATATAGAGCTAGTTAGCGAGTAAAATTTAGGGGCGATTGCCCCTTTTTTTTAGTATTAAATCAATCCTTTTTCATCTCAAATTTATTTGCCATAAAGCCGACAAGTCCTACAAAGAATAGACCGCCAACTATATTGCCAAGCGTTACTGGAATGAGATTTTTTACAAAAAAGCTTCCTACGTTTAGAGAATTTAGTCCATCAACACTACTGTGAACTAAGTGAGCAAGTGCATTCATATCGCCACCAACTTCAGCTAAATAGTGAGCTTTAGCGATAAGACCTGATGTGATGATGAACATATTTGCAACGCAGTGCTCCATAGAACAAGCCACAAACGCAGCTATCATCCACAAAATAGCAAAGAATTTGCCAGTTAAATTGCTCTCGCTAGTAGCCGTCCAAACAGCCATACAAACAAAAACGTTACAAAAAATTCCGCGTATAAAAAGCTCGTGAAATGGTGCTGTAACCTTGCCAACACTTGCTGATACAAAATTAGCTCCCGCCATAAGCACTCTTAAAACAGGCTGCCATACAAGTGGCACAGCCTATGCAACGCTTATGGTCAGCGATAACAAATTTATGCTGTTTCATAAATCCTCCTTGTTGCCTTTTTATGAAATTGTTTAGCGATTTTATGAAATTTTGAAAATTTTGTCTGTCAGATAGCTGACATTTTTGTATTTTTTTATATAATTTTTTTATTTTATATTTTTATAAGATATAATATTAATGGCTATATTTAGGGATTTTAAAATTTTAAATTTTATTTTATTGGGTAAATTTTTGAATTTTACTTTGTTTTTACCATATATTCTTAAGTTTTATAAGTAGTTTTTATTTATACTTAGAGCTAAGTATAAAAGCACATAGCATATTTAAAAAAATCGCCACACAAACACTAGCTCCAAAGCTAAAAACAGCGTGTGTTTGACTCATACAAAGCACACCAAAGCTAAAAATGCTAGTGATCCCAGCCACGCTAATGCCAAAAATTTTATCCTTACTAGACGCCTCTTTTAGGGCAAAAAGTAGATAATCAACCCCAACAGCACTTGCTAAAATCACGCCAAAAACCACAAAAATATTAATATCTAAAAAGAGCAAAAATATCGTAAGAGTAACGATGCTAACGCCAAAAATAAGCCCCGTTAAAACCAAAGCCCTTTTTAAATCAAATACAAAATAGAGCAAAATAAAGGCAAGTGCTATGCCAAGTAATTTTAAGCAAAGGGCGTTTATTTTAACGGCTGTGAGATTTTCATTTATCATCTGTGTTAAATCATAAAATTTAAGCCCATTTTGGGATAAAATTTCATCAAATTTTGCCCTATCTTTTATCTCGTTTACAACTATGTAATTTGGATTTTCAAAGAAAAAGCTAAAATTTTTTAAAATTTTAAGATTTTTTAACTCACTCTCATTTAAGATGACTAGTGTGTCTATCTCGCTTTTTATCTCGTCATTAAAGTCGCTAAAATGCAAGCTTTTAAGCTTTTGCTTTATTAACTCTTGTCTGTTTGGCTCGTTTATAAAACCATAAAGATAGCTGATGTTTGCTACCTTGCTAAGAGTGGTTAAATCTGGATTAACATTTTGTGTAAAAACCAGCCTTAAATCGCTTTTTACACCGCTAATTTTTGATAGCTTTTGTGCGTCGCTAATTAGCTCTTTTGGCGAACTAGCATAGTTTCTAACATCATCTTTAAAATCTGCAAAACCAAATAAAATAAGGCAAACCAGCACTAATAAAACCGCATAAAATGGGCTAAATTTTAACTTAACAAAGAAATTCTCACTTTTAAGTAGTAAATTTTCTATGAAATTTACATTTTTAAACTTGGTGCCGTCAAAAATTTTTGGGATTAAAAAATATGAGATTAAGAACGAACCAAAAAGCCCAAATACGCTAAAAATGGCAATTTGATGCAAAAAATTCATAGGCGAGAGTAAAAATAGCAAATAACCGCTAGTTGTGATTAAGAGTGCTAGTAAAAATAGCCTTTTTAGCTTAAAAACGCTACTTGCATTTATAGTTTTTTCACGCTCCAAACCAAGCCAACCACAGCTAAAATCAAGCATAAGCCCAACCAAGCTCGTGCTAATAACAATCACCAAAATATGGACATTTTCAAAAAATAAAAATGAACCGCTAAGCCCACAAACAAAGCCAAAAATTGGTGCTAAAAATATAAAAAATATCTTAAAACTACAAAACATTGTAAGCAAAAACGCAACGCACAAAATCACGCCGACAACGCCCATAACAGCACTCTCTTTTACGCCCTGCGTCTTACCAAATGCACTAAAAATAGCACCACCACTAACGATAGCGCCGTCGTTTTTTAGCACTTTATAAGCCTTTAAAAGCTCGTTTTGATCGTAGTTATCTTTTAGCGTGGCTTTTGCATAGATAAAATCATCAGCCCTTAAAAACCCTGTTTTTGTATCTATTTTGATATTTGAGCCCAAATTTAAAATACTAGCAAAATTTAAAAGCCCCAAAATATCATCTTTTAAACCCAAAAGCCCACCATTTATGGGCGAGTAGATATTTTTAATGACTAGATTTTTAAACTCATCATCTATCTCGCCCTTAAAAAGTGCTAGTTTTGCCAGTTTTAGCTCGTTTTGTAGCTCATCTAAATTCTCTATTTTGTAAAAAATTTCACTAAAAATTTTAAAATTTTCTAGTTTTTTTAAACTTGCTTCATCTTTAACAAGTATATTAATCTCATTTGCCAAATTATCGTTTAATGCCTTAAATACGGCATTTTGGCTAATGTTTAAGAAGCTAAAAATATCGTTATTTACCCTGTGAAAATTAAAACCCACATAAAAGCACAAAAGCAAAAAAATGAAACTAAAAATGGCTAATGTTTTTTTCATCTTATGCTAAATTCGTTTATTGTTTCATCACCATTTATTTCGGTTAAAACTATCTTTTTAACGTAGTTTGTGCCAAAAATTTCAATACTCTTAAAGATTTTTGATATTAGATAGCCTTTTGGTGTTAAGCTAACCTGCCAGTTCTCTTTTGTGCCGACTAAATTTATATCAAACTCGGGTTTTAACGCGTCTATATTTAAATTTATGATGTTTAATAAAAGCGTTATATCAGCACTTTTGCTCTCTTTTTGCCACTGGTTATTTTGCATAACAAACACGCCATTTTCATCTACTTTAACGCTACTAAAAACTGGTTTTAGCGTCGTCATAACAAACTGGCTCTTTTTAATACTAAACTCGCCACTGCTAAAAATCGCCCTTTTAAATCCAGTGATATTTTTTGTCTGATTAAAATCTCCGCTAACATCGTTTTTAACGATATTTTTAAGCTCATAAATATCAAAACAAAATGCGATTTTAATCATTAAAAATAGTAAAATTTTAACTCTCATATTTTGCCTTTAACGCCTCATAAAATCCGCTTGGTAGCTCAAACATCGTAAGGCGTTTTTTGATATCAACACAAGCTTGTGTGGTGTTTGCAATGCTTAAAATTTCATCATCTTTTCGCACTTCATACTCTAATTTTAACATAGTTGTAGCGTCTTTTAAGCGAACCAAAATGCTAATCTCATCGCCAAAAAATATCGGTTTAATGTATTTAACATCAAGTTTTACAACTGGCAAAACAAAGCCTTCGTCCCTAAAATTTGTATAATCATAGCCAATATGCCTTAAAAACGCACACCTAGCCGCTTCAAAAAATTTAATATAGTTGCCGTGCCAAACCACGTCCATACTATCAACGTCATAAAACTCAACTCTAATTTTATGCAAAAACTCTATCATTTAACACCCCAAAAATCAAAAAAATTAAACCATAAATGCGGAT comes from the Campylobacter mucosalis genome and includes:
- a CDS encoding DNA-directed RNA polymerase subunit alpha — its product is MRKITTSAYMPTEIKVESISENVAKITAYPFETGYAVTLAHPLRRLLYTSTVGFAPTGVKIQGVSHEFDSMRGMLEDVTLFIINLKNIRFKLKNDSESEIVEYSFKGPKEIKGSDLSNDIVEIVNPDAYLATINEDAELNFSLIIQKGIGYVSSEDLRDSVDESYIALDAFFTPVKKAVYEIENILVEDNPDFEKIVFTVTTDGQVGPIEAFKHSLEAMYQQMSVFKGVLDIDVNAPLPSQNLSGEHSKLFASVEDLNLSARSFNCIDKAEIRFIGELALMDENELKDLKNLGKKSLDEIKAVMEEIGYPIGSDVLKDSKDQLKKKIAELKSQMSAKE
- the rplQ gene encoding 50S ribosomal protein L17; this translates as MRHKHGYRKLGRTSSHRSALLKNLAIAIIKSGKIETTLPKAKELRSYIEKLITRARKGDFNAHRAVFANLQDKESTNKLVTEVAPKFANRNGGYTRIIKTRIRRGDAAEMAYIELVSE
- a CDS encoding formate/nitrite transporter family protein, which translates into the protein MAGANFVSASVGKVTAPFHELFIRGIFCNVFVCMAVWTATSESNLTGKFFAILWMIAAFVACSMEHCVANMFIITSGLIAKAHYLAEVGGDMNALAHLVHSSVDGLNSLNVGSFFVKNLIPVTLGNIVGGLFFVGLVGFMANKFEMKKD
- a CDS encoding LolA family protein: MRVKILLFLMIKIAFCFDIYELKNIVKNDVSGDFNQTKNITGFKRAIFSSGEFSIKKSQFVMTTLKPVFSSVKVDENGVFVMQNNQWQKESKSADITLLLNIINLNIDALKPEFDINLVGTKENWQVSLTPKGYLISKIFKSIEIFGTNYVKKIVLTEINGDETINEFSIR
- a CDS encoding acyl-CoA thioesterase, which codes for MIEFLHKIRVEFYDVDSMDVVWHGNYIKFFEAARCAFLRHIGYDYTNFRDEGFVLPVVKLDVKYIKPIFFGDEISILVRLKDATTMLKLEYEVRKDDEILSIANTTQACVDIKKRLTMFELPSGFYEALKAKYES